CGCGCGGGCGCGGCCCAGCGGTCCAGCGGCAGCAGGTGGGTGGGCGAGGGCGGAAGGGAATTCGACGACGGCATGGCGGGTGGGCAATTTCTGGAGAGCCCGTGATCGTACCGGCGGTTTCGTGTAGCATCCCGCCCCCGCCGCGCGTTCCACGCCGGCGCGGCGCTTTCCATGTCCCACATCCTCGTCGACCACCTCCTCAAGAGCTACCGCATCTCCGAGCGCGACCCGGGCGTGATGGGCGCGCTGCGCGGGCTCGTGCAGCGCCGCCATCGCACGGTGCAGGCGCTGTCGGGCGTATCGTTCTCGCTCGAGCGCGGCGAGCTGCTGGGCTTCATCGGCCCGAACGGCGCGGGCAAGTCGACCACCATCAAGATCCTCGCGGGCATCCTGCGCGCCGACGGCGGGCGCGTGGAGATCGACGGGCGTGATCCCTTCGCGGACCGCGAGCGGCATGTGGCGCGCATCGGCGTGGTCTTCGGCCAGCGCACGCAGTTGTGGTGGGACCTGCCGGTGGGCGACGGCTTCGACCTGCTGCGCGACATCTACCGCGTCGATCCGCAGCGCTATCGCAGGACGCGCGACGAACTGGTCGCGCTGCTGCACCTGGAGCGCGTGCTGGGCCAGCCGGTGCGGCAGCTCTCGCTGGGCCAGCGCATGCGCGCCGAGATCGCGGCGGCGCTGCTGCACGAGCCCGACATCCTGTTCCTCGACGAGCCGACCATCGGCCTCGATGCGCCCTCGAAGCTCGCGGTGCGCGACTTCGTGCGCCGCGCCAACCGCGAGCGCGGCACCACCGTGCTGCTGACCACGCACGACATGCACGACATCGAGGCGCTGGCCCAGCGCGTGATCGTCATCGGCCATGGCCGCGTGCTGGCCGACAGCCCGGTCGAGGCGCTGCGCGCGCAGGTGATGGCCGAGCGCCGGCTGGTGGTCGACTTCGCGCAGGAAGCGGCGCTGCCCGAACAGGTGCAAGGCGCCACGGTGCACGCGCGGGACGGCCAGACGCTGGTGCTCGATTTCGATCCCGCGGTCACCTCGGCGCCCGCGCTGATCGCGCGCATCGCCGCTGAGCACGCGGTGGAAGACATCCGCCTCGAGGGCATGGCCATCGAGGCGGTGATCGCGCGCTTCTATGCCATGCACGGAGCGGCCGAAGCGTGAGCGCGCGCGACCTGCTGCGCCCCTATGCCGCGGCCTTCGCGTCGCGCTTCATGCAGATGCTGCAGTACCGCACCGCGGCGCTCGCCGGCTTTGCCACGCAGTGCTGGTGGGGCGGCATCAAGGTGATGGTGTTCGCGGCGTTCTACGGCGGCAGCGCCGTCGCGGGCGCGGCTTCGCCGATGTCGCTCGCCCAGGCCATCACCTACACCTGGCTCGCGCAAGGCCTGCTGGTGCTGCTGCCCTGGCTCGCTGACCCCGAGGTGGCGCAGGCCGTGCGCACCGGCGCGGTCGCCTACGACCGTCTGCGACCGGTGGATGCGTATGTGCTGTGGTTCGCGCGCAGCGCCGGCTGGATCGCGGCGCGGCTGTTGCCGCGCGCGGCGCTGATGGCGGCCTTCGCGGCGGTTGCGCTGCCGCTGGCGGGACTGGGCGAGTGGGCCTGGCAACTGCCCGCGAGCGCGGCGGCCGGCATGGCGTTCCTGCTGTCCGCGGGGCTCGCGCTGCTGCTGTCGACCGCGATGGTGATGCTGCTCAACGTGGCGGCCACGGCGGCACTCAACGAGCGCGGCATCAGCGCGGTGGTCACCCCCGTGGTGATCGTGTTCTCGGGCAACCTGCTGCCGCTGGCGCTGCTGCCCGACGGCTGGCAGACCGCGCTGCTGGTGCAACCGCTGGCGGGGCTGTTCGACATTCCGGCGCGGCTGTACTTCGGGCAGCTGAGCGGCTGGCATGCGCTGGTCGGGCTGGGGCTGCAGTGCTTCTGGATCGGCTTGCTGGCCGCATCCGGCCACCTGGCCATGGGGCGCACGATGCGCAGTCTGCAGGTGCAGGGTGGCTGAGGTGACTTGCTGCTCCTTCACGGAGCGCTGTCGTGCACGCGCCCCGGACAACGGCGTGGAAAACACCATCGGCGGGAGCCACTGACGTGGGATCGCTCGCCCTTTTCTTCCGCCTCATGGCCGCCTCGATCGGCGGCCAGGCGAGGTACCCCGCGTCGGCCCTGCTGCTGACCCTGGGCCAGTTCCTGGGCACAGGCATCGAGTTGGTCGCCGTCTGGGCGCTGTTCCACCGTTTCGGCGAGGTACAGGGCTGGGCCATCGGCGAAGTGGCGTTGTTCTACGGCCTGGTCAACTGCATGTTCGCGATTGCCGACGCGCTGGGGCGCGGCTTCGACGTGCTCGGCACCGAATTCCTGCGCACCGGCACCTTCGACCGGCTGCTGCTGCGCCCGCGCCCGCTCGCGTTGCAACTCATGGGCCACGACGTGCGCATCAGCCGCCTGGGCCGGCTGCTGCAGGGTGTGAGCGTGCTGGCGTTTGCGACCGTTCAGGCCCACATCGCGTGGACACCGGGCGCCGTGGTGCTCGCCCTGTTCGCGCTGGCCGGCGGCATCGCGCTCTTCCTCGGCATCCTGGTGCTGCAGGGTACGCTGTCGTTCTGGACCGTCGAAAGCCTGGAGATCGCCAACGTGCTCACCTACGGCGGCGTGCAGGCGGCGCAGTATCCGCTGGCGCTCTATGCGCAGTGGTTCCGCCGCGTGCTGACCTTCATCGTGCCGCTGGCCTGCGTGGCGTATTACCCCGCGCTCGCGATCCTCGGCAAGCCCGACCCGCTGGGCGCGCCGGCTTGGCTGGGCATGGTGTCGCCGCTCGCGGGCTTCGCGTTCCTCGCGGCGGCGTTCGGCGCATGGCGCCTCGGGCTGCGCCGCTACGCTTCGACCGGGAGCTGAGCCCGCGTCAGCCCGCGCTCTGCAGCGCCAGCCCCGCGTGCTCCCGCAGCGGATGGAAGTGGATCTTCGGAAAGCGCTCCTGCGCCAGCCGCACGTCGTACGGCGAGGTGCACAGGAAGGCCAGCGTGTCGGCCGCGTCCTTCGCCATGCGCACCGGGTAGGCGTTGACGAATTCGCGCAGCTCGGCCGGCGAATCGGCCGTGATCCAGCGCGCGCCGGTGTACTGGCAGCCTTCGAGCCGCACGTCGGCGTCGTACTCGGCCTTCAGGCGGTGCTGCACCACCTCGAACTGCAACTGCCCCACAGCACCCAGCAGCATCGGCCCACCGACTTCGGGGCGGAATACCTGGATCGCGCCTTCTTCACCGAGCTGGGCCAGGCCCTGCTGCAACTGCTTGGTGCGCAGCGGGTTCTTGAGGATCACCGTCATGAACAGCTCGGGCGCGAAAAAGGGCAGCCCGGTGAACTGCAGGCTCGCGCCGTCGGTGATGGTGTCGCCCAGCTGCACGCCGCCATGGGTGGTGAAGCCCACGATGTCGCCCGCGTAGGCTTCTTCGACCGCCTCGCGGCGCTGGCTCATGAAGGTGACGACGCTGGTGGGGCGCAGTTCCTTCGACGTGCGCTGCACCTTGAGCTTCATGCCCGGCGTGTACTTGCCCGAGGCCATGCGCACGAAGGCGATGCGGTCGCGGTGGTTGGCGTCCATGTTGGCCTGCACCTTGAAAACCACGCCCGCGAAGTCCTTGTCCTCGGGCTGGATCTCCTTCACCACCGGCTGGCGGTTGACCATGGTGGTGCTGATGCGCGACTGCGGCGAGGGCGCGAGGTCGACCAGCGCCTCGAGCACTTCCATCACGCCGAAGTTGTTCACGCCGGAGCCGAAGAACACCGGCGTCTGCTTGCCGGCGAGGAAGGCTTCGCGGTCCCAGGTCGGCGAGGCGCCGGTGGCCAGCTCCATGCTGTCCATGGCCGATTCGAAGTCGACGCCGAAGCGTTTGGTGAGCGTTTCGCGTTCCGTGAGCGCAATGGTCTCGAAGTCGTGCGGCAGCCGCTCGCTGCCCGATTCGAACACCGTCATCGTCTGCGTGCGCAGGTTCATGATCCCGCGAAAGCTCTTGCCCTGGCCCACGGGCCAGGTCATCGGCACGCAGGGCATGCCGAGCTCGCGCTCCACCTCGTCGAGGATGTCGAGCGGCTCGCGCACTTCGCGGTCCATCTTGTTGACGAAGGTGATGATGGGCGTGTCGCGCTGGCGGCAGACCTCGATCAGCCGGCGCGTCTGCGCTTCCACGCCATTGGCCGCGTCGATCACCATCAGCGCGGAGTCCACGGCCGTGAGCACGCGGTAGGTGTCTTCCGAAAAGTCCTTGTGGCCGGGCGTGTCGAGCAGGTTGATCACGTGGTCGCGGTACAGCATCTGCATGACCGACGAGGCCACCGAGATGCCCCGCTGCTTTTCGATTTCCATCCAGTCGGACGTGGCGTGGCGCGAGGCCTTGCGCGCCTTCACCGAACCGGCGATCTGGATCGCGCCGGAGAAAAGCAGCAGCTTCTCGGTCAGCGTGGTCTTGCCGGCGTCAGGGTGGGAAATGATCGCGAAGGTGCGACGGCGGCGGGTTTCGGCGAGAAAAGACAAGATGGGCAATCTGCAGGGGGATGGCCCGATTTTAGAAGGCGGCCCCGAGTCGCCCGCCCGGCTCGCCGAAAACGCCTTACTTGCGCTGCAGCATCTTCGTCACTTCATCCACATTGGCCTGGATGCGCTGGCGCACCAGCTCGAACGCATCGGCCTGCGACTTGGCGGCCAGGTTGGCCAGTTCCTTGATGTCGTCGATGGCGCGCTGGAACGACTGGCGGCCGAGCTCGTCGAGCTTGGCGAGGTTTGCCTTGGCATCCTTGCCCGGCATTTCCTTGGCGGCCGTCTGCCATTCGGCGATGGCGCTCTTGATCATTTCCGTCTGACGCTGCACCACGGTCTGCAGGCCCTGGTAGGACTTTTCGTTCGCCTGCACCAGCGCCTGGAGGTCCTTCTGCCCGCTCTCGAGCAGCTTGCTCGCGCCGCCGGTCAGGTTGAGTTCCTGCAGGCGGTCGGTCATGGCCTTGAGGTTCTTCATGGGGTTGAGCATGTCGGCGGCATCGGGAGCCGCCTTGGTGCTGCTGCTGCTGGCAGTGGTCTTCTTCGCGTCGGCTTTCTTGGCAGTGGCCATGGTGCGGTATCTCCTGTGTCGGGTGAAGAACGGGTGAGTGGCAAGGACCGGCCGGACGGCAAAAGTCCCTCGCCACGATACGCCGCACCGGCACGCCCGCGGTTCCCGCGGCGACAAATTTGCCTGCGGGATTTCCCTTGCTCGGGCTACATCGGCGGCGCGAAGCCGTTGCGCCCGGCGGTGACGCGCAGCGCCGTGGGCACGCCGTCCTTTTCCTGCGCATTGACCAGCACCTTGGCGCCGGGCACCAGCAGGGAATCGGTGCCGGGGCGGAAGGTCACGACCGGCACGTCGGGCGGCACGACGACGGTCTTCTCGCCGCCCTTGTAGGTCAGCCGCAGCTGCTGCCCGCCGCGCACGGATTTCGGCGCCGCGGCCAGGTCGGCCACGGTGGCATTGGTCATGGTGCTCTGCGGCAGCAGGTCCCACGGACGGTGGCCTTCGCCGGTGCCGCGCGCGGCCTCGGGGAACACCACCACCTCGAGCGCCTTCTGCGTGCCGTCGGCCTGCGGCATGGCGGCGGTGCCGATGAAGCTGCCCTGCCTGATGTCGGACAGCTTGATCGGATAGACCTCCGACACGGCCATGTCGGCCGGCCGAACGAGGCTGACGACTTCGCCGCCGCGGTCCTGGACCACGAGGGTCCTGGCATCGATGCGCACGATGGTGCCGCGGATGCGCACGGGGTCGGGGGCTGCCTGTGCGGAGGCCAGGACCGGCGCGCCGGCGGCAAGAAGAACGGCCGAGGCCAGCAAGACCGGGGAGATTCTGACGAGCATGGGAGGAACTTCCGTGGTTGAGAGCAGGTCAATTTACGCCCCGGATGCGAAACGCGCTTTCCGGCATGTGGGATTCCCCGGCGATTGGCTCGCCTCGCCGTCCCGTTTACAATCCGCCGTTCCGAGGAGCGTTGCAGCGCCGCCAGGCGTGAGGCTCGGACCACACATCGCAACCACGCTCACCCGCTGTTCTCGCGGTGAGTCTTTTCCCCCGAACGCAGTGGCACCTTTCAAACTAGTTTTGTTGGAGTTCTCATGAGCGCTGTTCTCAAGCCCACCCCCGTTTCTTCCGCCGACCAGGCGATTGCCGACCTTTCGCTGGCCGCCTGGGGCCGCAAGGAAATCCGCATTGCGGAAACCGAAATGCCCGGCCTCATGGCCATCCGCGAGGAGTTCTCGAAGGCGCAGCCGCTCAAGGGCGCGCGCATCACGGGCTCGCTGCACATGACGATCCAGACGGCGGTGCTGATCGAAACGCTGCAGGCACTGGGCGCCACCGTGCGCTGGGCCTCGTGCAACATCTTCTCGACGCAGGACCACGCCGCCGCCGCGATTGCCGCCGCCGGCACGCCGGTGTTCGCGATCAAGGGCGAGTCGCTGAAGGACTACTGGGACTACACCCATGCCATCTTCGACTTCGGCCCCAAGGGTTCGCAGGGCGAAGGCCCGAACATGATCCTGGACGACGGCGGCGACGCCACGCTGCTGATGCACCTGGGCCAGCGCGCCGAGAAGGACCTGGGCGTGCTCGCCAAGCCCACCAGCGAAGAAGAGCGCATTCTCTACGCGGCCATCAAGGCCAAGCTGGCGGTCGATCCGACCTGGTACACCCGCAAGTCGGCCGAGATCATCGGCGTGACCGAGGAAACGACCACCGGCGTGCACCGCCTGAACGAGATGAGCGCCAAGGGCACGCTGCTGTTCCGCGCCATCAACGTGAATGATTCGGTCACCAAGAGCAAGTTCGACAACCTGTACGGCTGCCGCGAATCGCTGGTGGACGGCATCAAGCGCGCAACCGACGTCATGATCGCCGGCAAGGTGGCCTGCGTGGCCGGCTACGGCGACGTGGGCAAGGGCTCGGCCCAGGCGCTGCGCGCACTGAGCGCGCAGGTGTGGGTCACCGAGATCGACCCCATCAACGCGCTTCAGGCCGCGATGGAAGGCTACAAGGTCGTCACGATGGAATATGCCGCCGACAAGGCCGACATCTTCGTGACCACCACCGGCAACAAGGACGTCATCACGCACGACATCATGGCGAAGATGAAGGACCAGGCCATCGTCTGCAACATCGGCCACTTCGACAACGAGATCGACGTCGCGTCGATCGAGAAGTACGAGTGGGAAGAGATCAAGCCGCAGGTCGACCACATCACCTTCCCGGACGGCAAGAAGATCATCCTGCTGGCCAAGGGCCGCCTCGTGAACCTGGGCTGCGGCACGGGCCATCCGAGCTTCGTGATGTCGTCCTCGTTCGCGAACCAGACCATTGCCCAGATCGAGCTGTTCACCAAGCCCGATGTCTACCAGGCCGGCAAGGTCTACGTGCTGCCCAAGCACCTCGACGAGAAGGTTGCGCGCCTGCACCTGAAGAAGGTCGGCGCGATGCTCACCGAACTGACGGACGAGCAGGCCGCCTACATCGGCGTCGACAAGGCGGGTCCGTACAAGGCGGACACGTACCGGTACTGATGCGCGCTGATCAATTGCTGGTGGAGCGCGGCCTCGCCGCGTCGCGTTCGCAGGCCGTGCGGCTGATTGCCGGCGGCATGCGCTGGCGCGATGCGGGTACCGCGGACGCGTGGCGCGCGGTCGTGAAGAACCGCGACGAGGTGCCCGAGGCCGCCGAGGTCGAACTCGACGATGCGGCCGAGGCGCGCTACGTCTCGCGCGGCGGGCTCAAGCTCGAAGGCGCGCTGGCGGCCAGCGGCATCGATGCCGCCGGCAAGCTGTGCTTCGACGTGGGCCAGTCGACCGGCGGCTTCACCGACTGCCTGCTGCAAGGCGGTGCCGCAAAGGTGGTGGGCGTCGATGTCGGCCATGGGCAGCTGCATGCGAAGTTGCGCGAGGACGAGCGCGTGGTGGCCATCGAAGGCGTCAATGCGCGTGCGCTGTCGCCGGACGATCTGCACGAAGAGGGCGAAGAGCCTTCCGAACTGCGCTTCGACCTGATCGTCGGCGACTTGTCGTTCATCTCGCTCACGCTGGTGCTGCCGGCCGTGGTGCCGTTCCTGGCCGGCGACGGCCACCTGCTGATGCTCGTCAAGCCGCAGTTCGAGCTGCAGCCGGGGCAGGTCGGCAAGGGCGGCATCGTGCGCGACCCGTCGATGTACGCGGTGGTCGAGAAGCGCCTGCGCGATGCCTGCGAGGCGCTCGAACTGCGCGTGCTGCAGTGGTTCGACAGCCCGATTGCCGGCGGCGACGGCAACCGCGAGTTTTTCATTCACGCCGTTCGCGCGGAGCAAGACCAGGCGAACGGTTCTTAAGGAGACGCAGGTGCGCCTTCCGCTGAGCTTCGAATTCTTTCCGACCAAGACGCCTGAAGGCGCGGTCAAGCTGCGCGCAGTGCGCCAGCAGCTGTATGTGCGCAAGCCCGAGTTCTGCTCGGTGACCTACGGCGCGGGCGGTTCCACGCACCAGGGCACCTTCGGTGCGGTGCAGGAGATCCTGTCCGAGGGCGTGGACGCCGCGAGCCATTTCTCGTGCATCGGCGCCACGCGCGCCACCGTGCGCGAGCAGCTGGCCGAGCTCAAGGCGATGGGCGTCAAGCGCCTGGTCGCCCTGCGCGGCGACCTGCCGAGCGGCTACGGCATCGGCGGCGAGTTCCTCTATGCGAGCGACCTCGTGGCCTTCATCCGCGAAGAGACCGGGCGCGACTTCCACATCGAGGTGGCCTGCTACCCCGAGGTGCACCCGCAGGCCCGCTCGCCCGAGGCTGACCTGCAGGCCTTCGCCACCAAGGTGAAGGCCGGGGCCGATTCGGCGATCACGCAGTATTTCTTCAGCCCCGAGGCGTATTTCCGCTTTGTCGACGACGCCCGCAAGCTCGGGCTCGACACGCCGATCGTGCCGGGCATCATGCCGATCACCAGCTCGACGCAGCTCATGCGCTTCTCGGATGCCTGCGGCGCCGAGATCCCGCGCTGGATCCGCCTG
This genomic window from Variovorax paradoxus contains:
- a CDS encoding peptide chain release factor 3, with translation MSFLAETRRRRTFAIISHPDAGKTTLTEKLLLFSGAIQIAGSVKARKASRHATSDWMEIEKQRGISVASSVMQMLYRDHVINLLDTPGHKDFSEDTYRVLTAVDSALMVIDAANGVEAQTRRLIEVCRQRDTPIITFVNKMDREVREPLDILDEVERELGMPCVPMTWPVGQGKSFRGIMNLRTQTMTVFESGSERLPHDFETIALTERETLTKRFGVDFESAMDSMELATGASPTWDREAFLAGKQTPVFFGSGVNNFGVMEVLEALVDLAPSPQSRISTTMVNRQPVVKEIQPEDKDFAGVVFKVQANMDANHRDRIAFVRMASGKYTPGMKLKVQRTSKELRPTSVVTFMSQRREAVEEAYAGDIVGFTTHGGVQLGDTITDGASLQFTGLPFFAPELFMTVILKNPLRTKQLQQGLAQLGEEGAIQVFRPEVGGPMLLGAVGQLQFEVVQHRLKAEYDADVRLEGCQYTGARWITADSPAELREFVNAYPVRMAKDAADTLAFLCTSPYDVRLAQERFPKIHFHPLREHAGLALQSAG
- the phaP gene encoding TIGR01841 family phasin (Members of this family are phasins (small proteins associated with inclusions such as PHA granules). Note that several different families of phasins have been named PhaP despite very little sequence similarity to each other.); the protein is MATAKKADAKKTTASSSSTKAAPDAADMLNPMKNLKAMTDRLQELNLTGGASKLLESGQKDLQALVQANEKSYQGLQTVVQRQTEMIKSAIAEWQTAAKEMPGKDAKANLAKLDELGRQSFQRAIDDIKELANLAAKSQADAFELVRQRIQANVDEVTKMLQRK
- a CDS encoding ABC transporter permease translates to MGSLALFFRLMAASIGGQARYPASALLLTLGQFLGTGIELVAVWALFHRFGEVQGWAIGEVALFYGLVNCMFAIADALGRGFDVLGTEFLRTGTFDRLLLRPRPLALQLMGHDVRISRLGRLLQGVSVLAFATVQAHIAWTPGAVVLALFALAGGIALFLGILVLQGTLSFWTVESLEIANVLTYGGVQAAQYPLALYAQWFRRVLTFIVPLACVAYYPALAILGKPDPLGAPAWLGMVSPLAGFAFLAAAFGAWRLGLRRYASTGS
- a CDS encoding ABC transporter permease encodes the protein MQMLQYRTAALAGFATQCWWGGIKVMVFAAFYGGSAVAGAASPMSLAQAITYTWLAQGLLVLLPWLADPEVAQAVRTGAVAYDRLRPVDAYVLWFARSAGWIAARLLPRAALMAAFAAVALPLAGLGEWAWQLPASAAAGMAFLLSAGLALLLSTAMVMLLNVAATAALNERGISAVVTPVVIVFSGNLLPLALLPDGWQTALLVQPLAGLFDIPARLYFGQLSGWHALVGLGLQCFWIGLLAASGHLAMGRTMRSLQVQGG
- a CDS encoding TlyA family RNA methyltransferase; protein product: MRADQLLVERGLAASRSQAVRLIAGGMRWRDAGTADAWRAVVKNRDEVPEAAEVELDDAAEARYVSRGGLKLEGALAASGIDAAGKLCFDVGQSTGGFTDCLLQGGAAKVVGVDVGHGQLHAKLREDERVVAIEGVNARALSPDDLHEEGEEPSELRFDLIVGDLSFISLTLVLPAVVPFLAGDGHLLMLVKPQFELQPGQVGKGGIVRDPSMYAVVEKRLRDACEALELRVLQWFDSPIAGGDGNREFFIHAVRAEQDQANGS
- a CDS encoding ABC transporter ATP-binding protein, with translation MSHILVDHLLKSYRISERDPGVMGALRGLVQRRHRTVQALSGVSFSLERGELLGFIGPNGAGKSTTIKILAGILRADGGRVEIDGRDPFADRERHVARIGVVFGQRTQLWWDLPVGDGFDLLRDIYRVDPQRYRRTRDELVALLHLERVLGQPVRQLSLGQRMRAEIAAALLHEPDILFLDEPTIGLDAPSKLAVRDFVRRANRERGTTVLLTTHDMHDIEALAQRVIVIGHGRVLADSPVEALRAQVMAERRLVVDFAQEAALPEQVQGATVHARDGQTLVLDFDPAVTSAPALIARIAAEHAVEDIRLEGMAIEAVIARFYAMHGAAEA
- the metF gene encoding methylenetetrahydrofolate reductase [NAD(P)H] codes for the protein MRLPLSFEFFPTKTPEGAVKLRAVRQQLYVRKPEFCSVTYGAGGSTHQGTFGAVQEILSEGVDAASHFSCIGATRATVREQLAELKAMGVKRLVALRGDLPSGYGIGGEFLYASDLVAFIREETGRDFHIEVACYPEVHPQARSPEADLQAFATKVKAGADSAITQYFFSPEAYFRFVDDARKLGLDTPIVPGIMPITSSTQLMRFSDACGAEIPRWIRLRLQGFGDDTASIKAFGLDVVTDLCARLRDGGAPALHFYTMNQSAATLAVLERLG
- the ahcY gene encoding adenosylhomocysteinase, which gives rise to MSAVLKPTPVSSADQAIADLSLAAWGRKEIRIAETEMPGLMAIREEFSKAQPLKGARITGSLHMTIQTAVLIETLQALGATVRWASCNIFSTQDHAAAAIAAAGTPVFAIKGESLKDYWDYTHAIFDFGPKGSQGEGPNMILDDGGDATLLMHLGQRAEKDLGVLAKPTSEEERILYAAIKAKLAVDPTWYTRKSAEIIGVTEETTTGVHRLNEMSAKGTLLFRAINVNDSVTKSKFDNLYGCRESLVDGIKRATDVMIAGKVACVAGYGDVGKGSAQALRALSAQVWVTEIDPINALQAAMEGYKVVTMEYAADKADIFVTTTGNKDVITHDIMAKMKDQAIVCNIGHFDNEIDVASIEKYEWEEIKPQVDHITFPDGKKIILLAKGRLVNLGCGTGHPSFVMSSSFANQTIAQIELFTKPDVYQAGKVYVLPKHLDEKVARLHLKKVGAMLTELTDEQAAYIGVDKAGPYKADTYRY